Proteins encoded in a region of the Streptococcus sanguinis genome:
- a CDS encoding M24 family metallopeptidase, with protein sequence MTKIQQITHYLENEKLDAAVLSDPVTINYLTGFYSDPHERQMFLFVYPDHEPLLFVPALEVERASGAVSFSVLGYMDSENPWQKIKAALPNHSFKTVALEFDNLILTKYHGLKTVFDSAEFTNLTPYVNRLRLIKSADEIQKMLVAGQYADKAVNIGFDNISLDNTETDIIAQIDFAIKREGYEMSFETMVLTGNNAANPHGIPGVNKVENNALLLFDLGCMVNGYASDMTRTVAVGQPDQFKKDIYHLTLEAQQAALDFIKPGVTAHEVDRAARQVIEKAGYGEYFNHRLGHGIGMDVHEFPSIMEGNDMVIEEGMCFSVEPGIYIPGKVGVRIEDCGYVTKNGFELFTETSKDLLYFE encoded by the coding sequence ATGACAAAAATCCAACAAATCACCCACTATCTCGAGAATGAGAAGCTAGATGCTGCTGTCCTGTCTGACCCTGTCACTATCAATTATCTGACTGGTTTCTACAGTGACCCGCATGAGCGGCAGATGTTTTTGTTTGTCTATCCTGACCATGAGCCCCTGCTCTTCGTGCCAGCTCTAGAGGTTGAGCGGGCTTCAGGAGCTGTTTCATTTTCAGTCCTTGGCTATATGGACTCGGAAAATCCTTGGCAGAAGATTAAAGCTGCCCTGCCGAATCACTCTTTCAAGACTGTCGCTCTTGAGTTTGACAACTTGATTTTGACCAAATATCATGGATTGAAAACTGTTTTTGATAGTGCAGAATTTACCAACCTGACTCCTTACGTCAACCGCTTGCGCCTGATTAAGTCTGCCGATGAAATCCAGAAAATGCTGGTAGCTGGCCAATATGCTGACAAGGCTGTTAATATCGGTTTTGACAATATTTCACTGGACAATACCGAAACAGATATCATCGCTCAGATTGACTTTGCCATCAAGCGCGAAGGTTATGAGATGAGCTTTGAAACTATGGTGCTGACGGGAAATAATGCAGCTAATCCGCACGGCATTCCCGGTGTCAATAAAGTTGAAAATAACGCCCTCCTCCTTTTTGACCTTGGCTGCATGGTCAATGGCTATGCCAGCGATATGACACGGACCGTTGCTGTCGGCCAGCCGGATCAGTTCAAAAAGGATATCTACCATCTGACATTGGAAGCCCAGCAAGCTGCTCTTGACTTTATCAAGCCAGGCGTCACAGCTCATGAAGTAGACCGTGCCGCTCGGCAAGTCATCGAAAAAGCGGGCTATGGTGAGTATTTCAATCACCGCCTCGGCCACGGTATCGGTATGGATGTTCACGAATTTCCATCCATTATGGAAGGCAACGACATGGTCATCGAAGAAGGCATGTGCTTCTCTGTTGAGCCTGGTATCTACATCCCTGGCAAGGTCGGTGTCCGCATCGAGGACTGCGGCTATGTCACTAAGAACGGTTTTGAACTCTTCACCGAGACTAGCAAGGACTTGCTGTATTTTGAATAG
- a CDS encoding AAA family ATPase, protein MRRPFEDVVFLLSEGGRMVLYMIGGSPCSGKSTIASLLARQYQLLHIKLDDLVDEMMSQASADSQPICLLRQDRNPEQIWMRNPEEMADEEWRFYEEIFPYVKSYLIKNQDRPLLVEGAGLLPHLVKELECPVPSYLCLTPTADFQKKHYRQREWVPYVLEGTTNPEQAFENWMQRDILFAQMVRKEAMKLGYSSLMTDGRQSEKQTAEEIARIFKLSNINRIDIKGENT, encoded by the coding sequence TTGCGACGTCCTTTTGAGGATGTCGTTTTTCTTTTGTCAGAAGGAGGGAGAATGGTGCTTTATATGATTGGCGGATCGCCTTGTAGTGGGAAGTCAACAATTGCTTCACTTCTTGCTAGACAGTATCAGCTGCTTCATATCAAACTGGATGATTTGGTAGACGAGATGATGAGTCAAGCAAGTGCAGACTCACAGCCGATTTGCCTTCTTAGACAGGACAGAAATCCGGAACAAATCTGGATGAGAAATCCAGAAGAGATGGCAGATGAAGAATGGCGCTTTTACGAAGAGATTTTTCCTTATGTAAAATCTTACTTGATAAAAAATCAAGATAGACCTCTCTTGGTGGAGGGGGCAGGACTTTTGCCTCACTTGGTAAAGGAGCTTGAATGCCCAGTGCCCTCTTATCTATGCTTGACTCCGACAGCTGATTTTCAGAAAAAGCATTATAGACAGAGAGAATGGGTTCCTTATGTCTTAGAGGGAACAACCAATCCTGAGCAAGCTTTTGAAAACTGGATGCAGCGAGACATTCTTTTTGCTCAAATGGTTCGTAAGGAAGCGATGAAATTAGGTTATTCTAGTCTCATGACAGATGGTCGTCAATCAGAAAAGCAGACTGCGGAAGAGATTGCTCGAATCTTTAAATTGTCCAATATAAATAGAATAGATATTAAAGGAGAAAACACATGA
- a CDS encoding glycosyltransferase family 4 protein — protein MKVLLYLEGKSVLEKSGIGRALQHQMHALDLAGIPYTTDVLGDYDVVHINTYGPRSLLLLHAAKRGNKKVIMHGHSTKEDFENSFIGSNLFAPLFGKYLTHMYKKADFIITPSEYSKQLIQSYGVTTPMVAVSNGIDLPKYKKDARKEEVFKKYFKIEEGQKVVVCAGLYFRRKGIEDFVEVARRMPDVRFIWLGSINLWLIPRKIRRLVLFDHPDNVEFPGYFKGAVFQGAMSGADAFFFPSYEETEGIVVLEALASEQNVVLRDIPVYQGWVDERSAELCHNVDEFVQSLRNVLDKKVDKREAGYQVAKSRSIDDVADQLVEAYQTVLEM, from the coding sequence ATGAAAGTATTACTGTATCTTGAAGGAAAGTCCGTTTTGGAGAAATCAGGAATCGGCCGAGCCCTCCAGCATCAGATGCATGCCTTGGATTTGGCTGGGATTCCTTATACGACGGACGTTTTAGGAGATTATGATGTGGTCCACATCAATACCTATGGTCCCCGTAGCTTGCTTCTTCTGCATGCTGCCAAGAGGGGCAATAAAAAAGTGATTATGCATGGGCATTCGACCAAGGAGGACTTTGAAAATTCCTTTATTGGTTCCAATCTCTTTGCTCCGCTTTTTGGTAAATATCTGACGCACATGTATAAAAAGGCGGATTTCATTATCACGCCATCGGAGTATTCCAAGCAGCTTATCCAGTCTTATGGGGTCACTACGCCTATGGTGGCTGTGTCAAACGGCATTGACCTGCCTAAGTATAAGAAAGATGCTCGCAAGGAAGAAGTATTTAAAAAGTACTTCAAGATTGAAGAGGGGCAGAAGGTGGTCGTTTGTGCTGGTCTTTATTTCCGCCGCAAGGGGATTGAGGATTTTGTAGAGGTTGCCCGCAGAATGCCTGATGTACGCTTTATCTGGCTGGGCTCTATCAATCTCTGGTTGATTCCACGCAAGATTCGCCGGCTGGTTCTCTTTGACCACCCTGATAATGTCGAATTTCCCGGCTATTTTAAGGGAGCGGTATTTCAGGGAGCCATGTCTGGAGCAGATGCCTTCTTTTTCCCGTCCTATGAGGAAACTGAAGGAATTGTTGTCCTGGAAGCCTTGGCTAGTGAGCAGAATGTTGTGCTGCGTGATATTCCAGTCTATCAGGGCTGGGTGGATGAGCGTTCAGCCGAGCTCTGCCATAATGTAGATGAGTTTGTCCAGTCTCTGAGAAATGTCTTAGATAAAAAGGTGGACAAGCGCGAAGCAGGCTATCAGGTGGCTAAAAGCCGGTCTATTGACGATGTTGCAGATCAGTTAGTTGAGGCTTATCAAACAGTTTTGGAGATGTAA
- the ccpA gene encoding catabolite control protein A, which translates to MNTDDTVTIYDVAREAGVSMATVSRVVNGNKNVKENTRKKVLEVIDRLDYRPNAVARGLASKKTTTVGVVIPNITNSYFSTLAKGIDDIAEMYKYNIVLANSDEDDDKEVSVVNTLFSKQVDGIIFMGYHLTEKIRSEFSRSRTPVVLAGTVDVEHQLPSVNIDYKQATVDAVELLAKRNKKIAFVSGPLVDDINGKIRLSGYKDGLKNKKLSYSEGLVFESKYSYDDGYHLAERVVASKATAAFVTGDELAAGLLNGLSDQGIKVPEDFEIITSDDSQVARFTRPNLSTIGQPLYDIGAISMRMLTKIMHKEELEEREVLLAHSISERKSTRK; encoded by the coding sequence ATGAACACAGACGACACAGTAACGATTTATGATGTCGCCCGTGAAGCGGGAGTTTCGATGGCGACAGTCAGTCGAGTAGTGAATGGAAACAAGAACGTCAAAGAAAACACACGTAAAAAAGTTTTAGAGGTCATTGATCGTCTTGACTATCGTCCAAATGCAGTAGCACGTGGACTAGCCAGCAAGAAGACTACAACCGTCGGCGTTGTCATTCCAAATATTACCAATAGCTATTTCTCAACCTTGGCAAAAGGGATTGACGATATTGCTGAAATGTATAAATACAATATTGTCTTGGCTAACAGTGATGAGGACGATGATAAGGAAGTATCCGTTGTCAATACTCTCTTTTCTAAACAGGTGGATGGCATTATTTTCATGGGCTATCATCTGACGGAGAAAATACGCTCAGAGTTTTCACGTTCGCGCACACCGGTCGTTTTGGCGGGTACTGTCGATGTGGAGCATCAGCTTCCGAGCGTCAATATTGACTACAAGCAAGCAACGGTTGATGCTGTAGAATTACTGGCTAAACGCAATAAGAAAATTGCCTTTGTCAGCGGACCGCTCGTAGATGATATCAACGGGAAAATCCGTCTATCAGGCTATAAAGATGGCTTGAAGAACAAGAAACTTTCTTACAGCGAAGGCTTGGTTTTTGAATCTAAATATTCTTATGATGATGGCTACCACTTGGCGGAGCGTGTCGTTGCTTCCAAAGCAACAGCAGCTTTTGTCACAGGAGATGAGTTGGCAGCAGGCCTCTTAAATGGTCTATCTGATCAAGGAATCAAGGTTCCAGAAGATTTTGAAATCATTACCAGTGATGATTCGCAAGTAGCTCGTTTCACTCGTCCTAACCTTTCCACAATCGGTCAGCCCCTCTATGACATTGGCGCTATCAGTATGCGCATGCTGACTAAGATTATGCATAAGGAAGAATTGGAAGAACGCGAAGTTCTACTGGCTCACAGCATTAGCGAGCGTAAATCAACTCGGAAATAA
- a CDS encoding FecCD family ABC transporter permease yields the protein MLFKRSENHGFSRYICLLLLLIVFLACSLFLAVSLGSVTIDIQDTYQIIFSKLGFPHGTGKLSPSTIAIVWNMRVPRVLLGILAGAGLSVCGSVMQSTVNNPIAEPYILGISAGATFGATLSIILGLKSITGAGAFIGAILASAVVLFIASMQGKMTTSSLILSGTVVNALFIAFSNFIISVGANADSLMTIKFWTMGSLTGTSWSDLALPALVVGLSFLFFCSQYRIFNTMMMGDEAALTLGVPLRFYWFLYITVVSVMTAVLVACCGIIGFVGLITPHIARRLVGTNYKRLFPIATLLGSLFLVWADVLARILVKNVELPIGIFTALVGAPFFIYIVAKSRKEVSS from the coding sequence ATGCTCTTCAAAAGGTCAGAAAATCACGGGTTTTCTCGCTATATCTGCCTGCTCTTGCTTCTCATCGTTTTTCTGGCTTGTTCCCTCTTTTTGGCAGTATCTTTGGGATCAGTTACTATTGACATACAAGATACTTACCAGATTATTTTCAGTAAGCTCGGTTTTCCCCATGGCACAGGCAAACTATCGCCGTCCACAATCGCTATTGTTTGGAACATGCGGGTTCCAAGAGTGCTTTTGGGAATCCTAGCTGGTGCTGGGCTATCTGTCTGTGGCAGTGTCATGCAATCTACTGTCAATAATCCTATCGCAGAGCCTTATATCCTGGGAATTTCAGCGGGTGCAACCTTCGGAGCCACACTGAGCATTATATTAGGACTCAAATCCATTACTGGCGCAGGTGCCTTTATAGGAGCCATTCTGGCATCGGCAGTGGTCCTTTTTATAGCATCCATGCAGGGAAAAATGACGACAAGCAGTCTGATTTTATCAGGAACAGTTGTAAATGCCCTTTTTATCGCCTTTTCCAACTTTATCATTTCTGTCGGTGCTAATGCTGACAGCCTTATGACGATCAAGTTCTGGACCATGGGCTCGCTAACCGGAACTTCTTGGTCAGACCTTGCCTTGCCAGCTCTTGTTGTTGGTCTCTCCTTTTTGTTTTTCTGTTCCCAGTATCGGATTTTCAATACTATGATGATGGGGGACGAAGCAGCTCTGACACTGGGAGTCCCTCTGCGTTTTTACTGGTTCCTCTATATCACAGTTGTCTCAGTCATGACAGCGGTACTGGTTGCCTGCTGCGGCATTATCGGCTTTGTCGGACTAATCACTCCGCACATTGCTCGAAGATTAGTCGGTACCAACTACAAAAGGCTCTTTCCTATCGCTACCCTGCTCGGCTCTCTCTTTCTTGTCTGGGCAGATGTTTTGGCTCGAATTTTGGTCAAAAATGTCGAGCTGCCGATTGGGATCTTCACTGCTTTAGTCGGTGCACCCTTCTTTATCTACATTGTAGCCAAAAGCCGAAAGGAGGTAAGCAGCTGA
- the thrS gene encoding threonine--tRNA ligase translates to MIKITFPDGAVREFESGVTTFEIAQSISNSLAKKALAGKFNGKLIDTTRAITEDGAIEIVTPDHEDALDILRHSAAHLFAQAARRLFPDIHLGVGPAIQDGFYYDTDNEAGQISNEDLPRIEEEMKKIVKENFPSIREEVTKDEAREIFKNDPYKLELIEEHSEDEGGLTIYRQGEYVDLCRGPHVPSTGRIQIFHLLNVAGAYWRGNSDNAMMQRVYGTAWFDKKDLKKYLQMREEAKERDHRKLGKELDLFMISQEVGQGLPFWLPNGATVRRELERYIVDKELASGYQHVYTPPLASVELYKTSGHWEHYQEDMFPTMDMGDGEEFVLRPMNCPHHIQVYKHHVHSYRELPIRIAEIGMMHRYEKSGALTGLQRVREMSLNDGHLFVTPEQIQEEFQRALQLIIDVYADFNLTEYRFRLSLRDPQDTHKYFDNDEMWGNAQTMLRAALDEMGVDYFEAEGEAAFYGPKLDIQVKTALGNEETLSTIQLDFLLPERFDLKYVGADGEEHRPVMIHRGVISTMERFTAILIENYKGAFPTWLAPHQVTLIPVSNEAHIDYAWQVAKKLRDKGVRADVDERNEKMQYKIRASQTSKIPYQLIVGDKEVEDGTVNVRRYGQKETHTIPVDEFVEQILADIASKSRVEK, encoded by the coding sequence ATGATTAAGATTACTTTCCCAGATGGCGCTGTGCGTGAATTCGAATCTGGCGTTACAACTTTTGAAATTGCTCAATCTATCAGCAATTCCCTAGCTAAAAAAGCTTTGGCTGGTAAATTTAACGGCAAATTGATTGATACGACTCGTGCCATCACTGAAGATGGTGCCATTGAAATCGTGACACCTGACCATGAAGATGCTTTAGACATCTTGCGTCACTCTGCAGCCCATCTGTTTGCGCAAGCAGCTCGCCGCCTTTTCCCAGATATTCACTTGGGTGTTGGTCCTGCCATTCAGGATGGTTTCTACTACGATACAGATAATGAAGCAGGGCAAATTTCAAATGAAGATCTGCCTCGTATCGAAGAAGAAATGAAGAAAATCGTCAAAGAAAACTTCCCATCCATCCGTGAAGAAGTGACCAAGGATGAGGCGCGTGAAATTTTCAAAAACGATCCATACAAGTTGGAATTGATTGAAGAGCACTCAGAAGATGAGGGCGGTTTGACCATCTACCGTCAGGGTGAATATGTGGATCTCTGCCGTGGGCCTCACGTTCCATCTACAGGTCGGATTCAAATCTTCCACCTCTTGAACGTGGCAGGAGCATATTGGCGCGGGAACAGCGACAATGCTATGATGCAGCGGGTCTATGGTACTGCTTGGTTTGACAAGAAAGACCTGAAGAAATATCTGCAAATGCGGGAAGAAGCTAAAGAACGCGACCACCGTAAGTTAGGGAAAGAACTAGATCTCTTCATGATTTCTCAAGAAGTGGGTCAAGGTTTGCCATTCTGGCTGCCAAACGGTGCCACTGTCCGTCGTGAGTTGGAGCGCTACATCGTTGACAAAGAGTTGGCTTCAGGCTACCAACACGTCTACACTCCACCTTTGGCTTCTGTGGAGCTATATAAGACTTCTGGCCACTGGGAGCACTACCAAGAGGATATGTTCCCGACCATGGATATGGGCGATGGAGAAGAGTTTGTTCTTCGTCCCATGAACTGCCCTCACCACATCCAGGTCTACAAACACCATGTTCACTCTTACCGTGAGTTGCCAATCCGTATCGCTGAGATTGGCATGATGCATCGTTATGAGAAATCTGGTGCCCTGACTGGTTTGCAGCGGGTTCGTGAAATGTCCTTGAACGATGGCCACTTGTTTGTAACGCCAGAACAGATTCAAGAAGAATTCCAGCGTGCGCTGCAGTTGATTATCGACGTTTACGCTGACTTCAACTTGACAGAATATCGTTTCCGTCTGTCTCTTCGTGACCCTCAGGATACGCATAAGTATTTTGATAACGATGAGATGTGGGGAAATGCCCAAACCATGCTGCGAGCAGCCTTGGACGAAATGGGTGTGGACTACTTTGAAGCAGAAGGAGAAGCAGCCTTCTACGGTCCTAAACTTGATATCCAGGTTAAAACTGCCCTAGGAAATGAGGAAACTCTGTCAACTATCCAGCTGGACTTCCTCTTGCCAGAGCGTTTTGACCTCAAGTATGTCGGAGCTGACGGTGAAGAGCATCGCCCAGTTATGATTCACCGTGGAGTTATCTCAACCATGGAGCGCTTCACAGCCATCTTGATTGAAAATTACAAGGGTGCCTTCCCGACCTGGTTGGCTCCGCATCAAGTGACCTTGATTCCGGTTTCCAATGAAGCACATATTGACTACGCTTGGCAAGTGGCTAAGAAGCTGCGTGACAAGGGTGTTCGTGCAGATGTGGACGAGCGCAATGAAAAGATGCAGTACAAGATTCGTGCCTCACAAACTAGCAAGATTCCTTATCAACTCATCGTTGGTGACAAGGAAGTAGAAGACGGTACTGTTAATGTCCGCCGCTACGGTCAAAAAGAAACACATACAATACCAGTAGACGAATTTGTAGAGCAAATCCTAGCAGACATTGCCAGCAAATCACGCGTTGAAAAGTAG
- a CDS encoding ABC transporter substrate-binding protein, which translates to MKKTLSILLVATAALTMAACNSSSKESTKESATSQSSSKTESAQKSIAETKYPVTIKTYDAEGKEIDQIFEKAPEKVITNNLSTTEILIELGLKDKIAGMLNPDNDVTDKYKADIATIPQVGDKKTVSQETVLSYEPDALLGRNMMFSEKSLGTVSTWNENKIPVYTQKASPSNTKQDLGNIVEDVKNIGTIFNVQDKANQYADQLQARIDSVKKTNKASQREKKKALIMCAYNDETFGAYKSALQESLLNQLGYTNVATGTSDLTLENLVFMDPEVIIYVTSDRNKAMDEQAVDLMKANPVLEDVPAVKNQKIMTISYDEFMDYGPAVIDSLEKINDFVNK; encoded by the coding sequence ATGAAAAAAACACTCAGTATCTTACTCGTCGCAACTGCTGCACTGACAATGGCAGCCTGCAATTCTTCATCTAAGGAAAGCACGAAAGAAAGCGCAACTTCACAATCTTCCTCCAAAACAGAAAGCGCGCAAAAGAGCATAGCAGAGACAAAATATCCAGTGACAATCAAGACTTACGATGCCGAAGGCAAGGAGATTGATCAGATCTTTGAAAAGGCACCGGAAAAGGTCATCACCAACAACCTTTCGACGACCGAAATCTTGATTGAACTGGGATTGAAAGACAAGATCGCCGGTATGCTCAATCCAGACAATGATGTCACAGATAAATACAAGGCTGATATTGCCACCATTCCGCAAGTCGGCGACAAGAAAACCGTATCACAGGAAACTGTGCTATCCTATGAGCCAGACGCTCTTCTTGGGCGAAACATGATGTTTTCCGAGAAATCTCTGGGGACAGTCAGTACCTGGAATGAAAACAAAATTCCTGTCTATACACAGAAGGCTTCCCCGTCCAATACCAAGCAAGACCTAGGCAATATCGTTGAAGATGTCAAGAATATAGGAACCATTTTTAATGTCCAAGACAAGGCCAATCAGTATGCCGACCAGCTACAGGCAAGAATTGACAGTGTCAAGAAAACCAATAAGGCTAGTCAAAGGGAAAAGAAAAAAGCGCTCATCATGTGTGCCTACAACGATGAGACTTTCGGTGCCTATAAATCTGCCCTGCAGGAGAGTCTGCTTAACCAGCTCGGCTATACCAATGTAGCGACTGGAACCTCTGACCTAACCTTGGAAAATCTGGTCTTTATGGATCCAGAAGTCATCATCTACGTAACCAGCGACCGCAACAAGGCCATGGATGAACAAGCAGTTGATCTAATGAAAGCTAATCCCGTTCTGGAAGATGTCCCAGCGGTTAAGAACCAGAAGATTATGACCATCTCCTATGATGAGTTCATGGATTATGGACCTGCTGTAATTGACTCACTCGAGAAAATCAATGACTTTGTCAATAAATAA
- a CDS encoding glycosyltransferase family 4 protein: MRIGLFTDTYFPQVSGVATSIRTLKTELEKLGHTVFIFTTTDKDVNRYEDWQIIRIPSVPFFAFKDRRVAYRGFSHALEIARQYQLDIIHTQTEFSLGLLGIWIAKELRIPVVHTYHTQYEDYVHYIAKGMVIRPSMVKYIVRGFMSDLDGVICPSEIVYDLLVDYKIEAEKRVIPTGIELAKFERPEISREDIKKLRFKLGLAEDEIMLLSLSRISYEKNIQAIVEAMPAVLEENDKVKLVIVGDGPYAEDLKELVAKLQIEEAVIFTGMIAPSDTALYYKAADFFISASTSETQGLTYLESLASGTPIIAHGNPYLDNVISDKIFGTLYYQERDLSGAILEAIIATPDMDEQKLADKLYEISAENFGRRVYEFYLDLTISKDFHNELSPEESAAKRLAKTVAYLPGKVISLPINGSVRILKASSKQVKKIRNITKLLE; the protein is encoded by the coding sequence ATGCGTATTGGTCTTTTTACAGATACCTATTTTCCTCAGGTCTCTGGGGTTGCTACCAGTATTCGGACTTTGAAGACGGAGCTGGAAAAATTAGGTCACACGGTATTTATTTTTACGACGACGGACAAGGATGTCAATCGTTATGAGGATTGGCAGATTATTCGGATTCCCAGCGTACCTTTCTTTGCCTTTAAGGACCGAAGAGTGGCTTACCGAGGCTTTTCTCATGCGCTAGAAATTGCTCGTCAGTACCAGCTGGATATTATCCATACTCAGACTGAGTTTTCACTAGGGCTGCTGGGGATTTGGATTGCCAAAGAGCTTCGGATTCCGGTAGTACATACCTATCATACCCAGTATGAAGATTATGTGCACTATATTGCCAAGGGGATGGTCATCCGTCCTAGTATGGTCAAGTACATCGTCCGTGGCTTCATGAGTGACTTGGATGGGGTTATCTGCCCTAGCGAGATTGTTTATGACCTTTTGGTTGATTATAAAATCGAAGCAGAAAAACGGGTGATTCCGACAGGGATTGAGCTGGCGAAGTTTGAGCGGCCGGAAATTTCGCGTGAGGATATCAAGAAGCTGCGTTTCAAGCTAGGTCTGGCTGAAGATGAGATTATGCTGCTCAGTCTGTCCCGTATTTCTTATGAAAAGAATATCCAGGCTATCGTTGAGGCGATGCCTGCTGTCCTTGAAGAAAATGACAAAGTCAAGCTAGTCATTGTCGGCGATGGTCCCTATGCGGAAGACTTGAAAGAACTGGTTGCCAAGCTTCAGATTGAAGAAGCTGTCATTTTTACGGGGATGATTGCTCCTAGTGATACGGCCCTTTACTATAAAGCTGCGGATTTCTTTATCTCTGCCTCAACCAGTGAGACTCAAGGTCTGACTTATCTGGAAAGCTTAGCCAGCGGTACGCCGATTATTGCTCATGGCAATCCTTATCTGGATAATGTTATCAGTGACAAAATTTTTGGAACCCTTTATTACCAAGAGCGTGATTTATCAGGTGCTATTTTAGAGGCAATTATTGCGACGCCTGATATGGATGAGCAGAAGTTAGCAGACAAGCTCTACGAAATTTCAGCGGAGAATTTTGGCCGCAGAGTCTATGAGTTTTATCTGGATTTAACCATTTCCAAGGACTTCCACAACGAGCTTAGCCCAGAGGAAAGTGCTGCCAAGCGTCTGGCCAAGACGGTGGCCTATTTGCCTGGCAAGGTCATCTCTCTACCCATCAATGGCTCCGTTCGTATCCTCAAAGCTTCGAGTAAGCAAGTGAAAAAAATCAGGAATATTACTAAATTATTAGAATAG
- a CDS encoding ABC transporter ATP-binding protein, producing the protein MDLTCQNIHYSIGPKEILKGISLKVEGNQFHTILGPNGSGKTSLLKTIYRQIKPDSGDIYLDGRPLEQVSIKKAAQKIAVVTQFNHLQFDCTVQEIVMLGRTPHLSLFQKESEKDYALVRHALRQVDMLDKGERTYLSLSGGEKQRVLLARSLAQQPSLLLLDEPTNHLDIKYQLDMLRIVKDLKINVLAVLHDIQLACRYSDYLYLMKGGEIAYQGAPKEAITHDSLQAVYGIQSKVIWTKDRQAMIQYL; encoded by the coding sequence ATGGATCTAACTTGCCAAAATATCCACTATTCTATTGGCCCAAAAGAGATTTTAAAAGGGATTTCGCTCAAGGTCGAGGGAAATCAGTTTCACACCATTTTAGGCCCCAATGGAAGCGGCAAAACTAGTCTGCTCAAAACTATCTACCGCCAAATCAAACCTGATAGCGGGGACATTTATCTAGACGGAAGGCCGCTTGAACAGGTCAGCATAAAAAAAGCAGCCCAGAAAATAGCCGTTGTAACTCAGTTTAACCATCTTCAGTTTGACTGCACCGTCCAAGAAATCGTCATGCTGGGCAGGACTCCTCATCTGTCCCTTTTTCAAAAAGAGAGCGAAAAAGATTATGCCCTTGTCCGTCATGCCTTGAGGCAGGTGGACATGCTGGACAAGGGAGAGCGAACCTATCTATCCCTGTCCGGTGGTGAGAAGCAAAGAGTCTTGCTGGCACGCTCTTTGGCTCAACAGCCAAGCCTACTGCTCCTAGACGAGCCAACCAATCATCTGGACATCAAATACCAGCTGGATATGCTGCGTATCGTGAAAGACCTGAAGATCAATGTTTTGGCTGTTTTACACGATATCCAACTGGCTTGTCGGTATTCAGACTATTTGTACCTCATGAAGGGAGGTGAGATTGCATACCAAGGCGCTCCAAAGGAGGCCATCACCCATGATTCACTGCAAGCCGTTTACGGTATTCAGAGCAAAGTGATCTGGACCAAGGATCGACAGGCCATGATTCAGTATCTATAA
- a CDS encoding alpha/beta hydrolase-fold protein, which translates to MTLSINKTFVWDGITVNIALPQDYDGSRPYPAILLNDGQINYLSRLSSSVILIGLISNNRLDDYTPWKANALRPGNPDFGGGADSYHQKLFNGILAEIRQHYLLDDKRIAYGGYSLGGLAAVYSLYSVCEVPCVFSICGSFWYPGFSDYCRTQDLKNKDCLVYLQNGKTEGANHSNRLSKAPFYAAEIHRLIQKEILTTCSAFDPYGHHEALKERYAAFAEWLTTQWHID; encoded by the coding sequence ATGACTTTGTCAATAAATAAGACCTTTGTCTGGGATGGGATCACTGTCAATATTGCCCTGCCCCAAGATTATGACGGATCCCGACCTTATCCAGCAATCTTGCTAAATGATGGCCAGATAAACTACCTGAGCAGGCTTTCTTCATCGGTAATCTTAATCGGACTGATATCAAACAACAGGCTGGACGATTATACACCCTGGAAAGCCAATGCTCTAAGGCCTGGCAATCCTGATTTTGGCGGCGGAGCAGATAGCTACCACCAAAAACTATTCAACGGTATATTAGCAGAAATCAGACAGCACTACCTACTGGATGACAAGAGAATTGCCTATGGTGGCTACTCTCTCGGTGGACTAGCGGCTGTTTACAGTCTCTATAGTGTCTGCGAAGTTCCCTGTGTTTTTTCTATCTGCGGTTCTTTTTGGTACCCAGGTTTTAGCGACTATTGCCGGACACAGGACTTGAAAAACAAGGACTGTCTAGTCTATTTGCAGAATGGAAAGACAGAAGGTGCGAATCACTCGAACCGACTTTCCAAAGCTCCTTTTTATGCTGCAGAAATTCATCGCTTGATTCAGAAAGAAATCCTTACCACCTGCTCCGCCTTTGACCCTTACGGTCATCATGAAGCTCTCAAAGAGCGCTATGCTGCCTTTGCAGAATGGTTGACTACACAATGGCATATCGACTAA